GGCTGTAGATCCCCAATATTAAACTCTGGTCCAGTTATTAacttttatttctttattctttaaggggatgtgggcatcactggcaaggccagcatttgttgcccattcctaattccccttgaactgagtgaccttgaggcccatttcagagggaagttaagtggcaaccacattgctgttgatctggagttgCATGTTggccagatcagataaggatggcagcTTTCCTGAAAGGACACTAGCGAaccaaatttgtttaaaaaaaaaaaaaatcgatgcTGAGTTCATTGTCATCATTAACTGAGACTAGCTTTCCAGATTTTGTAACTGAATTTATATTATCTCAGCTGCTGCTGAATGGAGAGATGCAGTCTTAGAATCAGAATGGTGAcgccacagaagggggccatttggcccatcgagtccatgcaaGAGCATGTGTCGGAATTTGAACCTATGTCCTCAGagaattaacctgggcctctggattactaatctagtgacattacaacaacaccaccatctcccctgaaTAACCTTGAACATCAGCAGAAACAAACTCGAACTGTCGGAATGAACATTGTTcagtgtgattaacagcagcattaacaacagaatccaacttcacttgtgaactcgctcatGTGTTAGCAGGTTggctaactgagtgaatcccttcccacactcagggcaaCCAAAtgccctcttcccagtgtgaaccctctggtgtgtcagcagggcagatgactgagcaaatctcttcccacacacagaacaggtgaatggcctttcgccAGTGTGGAATAGCTGGTGTATCAGCAGctgagatgactgagtgaatccattcccacacagggagcagatgaatggtttctCCCTGGTGTGACCTCGCTGGTGCACAGTGTGGGTGAATGACTGCCTGAAATTCGTTCCACAGAACgagcagctgaatggcttctcttgtgtgtgaattcg
This portion of the Scyliorhinus torazame isolate Kashiwa2021f chromosome 5, sScyTor2.1, whole genome shotgun sequence genome encodes:
- the LOC140418393 gene encoding uncharacterized protein, translated to MERKGTVHKSEKPYTCSVCGQGFSHSSGLSRHKRSHTMGKPWKCGDWEKEFNYPSELETHRHSHTGERPFTCSVCGRGFTALFILQSHQRIHTQEKPFSCSFCGTNFRQSFTHTVHQRGHTREKPFICSLCGNGFTQSSQLLIHQLFHTGERPFTCSVCGKRFAQSSALLTHQRVHTGKRAFGCPECGKGFTQLANLLTHERVHK